One genomic segment of Erythrolamprus reginae isolate rEryReg1 chromosome 2, rEryReg1.hap1, whole genome shotgun sequence includes these proteins:
- the LOC139159383 gene encoding olfactory receptor 2T35-like translates to MSYDRYVAICRPLQYPILMRRTICLIMSVGIWYSSSLIITVITIYVQSLPYCRSNVIDHFVCEFPALMKLTCADTSGFEKVIYIDNVLIILLPILVIIFSYMAILVQILNMNSTERRHKALGTCVSHLCVVSIFYGAGILTYSTPVSSYSARRSMIYSICITVVPPMLNPFICSLRNRDVIAASQKLLVRHPSY, encoded by the coding sequence ATGTCATACGACAGGTACGTAGCCATCTGCAGGCCCTTGCAGTACCCAATTCTCATGAGAAGAACCATCTGCCTAATCATGAGTGTTGGAATTTGGTACTCTTCATCACTTATCATCACGGTAATAACAATTTATGTACAATCCCTGCCTTACTGTAGGTCAAACGTAATTGATCATTTTGTCTGTGAATTCCCAGCTCTAATGAAATTAACATGTGCTGATACATCTGGATTTGAAAAAGTAATATACATTGACAATGTGCTGATAATTCTCTTGCCCATCTTAGTGATTATCTTCTCGTATATGGCCATTCTTGTGCAGATTTTGAACATGAACTCAACTGAGAGAAGGCACAAAGCACTGGGCACCTGCGTGTCCCATTTATGTGTAGTGAGCATCTTCTATGGGGCAGGCATCCTGACATACAGTACTCCCGTGTCTTCTTACTCAGCCCGTAGGTCCATGATTTATTCGATCTGCATCACGGTTGTTCCTCCAATGTTGAACCCTTTTATCTGTAGCTTACGGAACAGAGATGTTATAGCAGCTTCACAAAAACTCCTTGTAAGACATCCATCCTATTAA